Proteins encoded within one genomic window of Argiope bruennichi chromosome 7, qqArgBrue1.1, whole genome shotgun sequence:
- the LOC129976662 gene encoding G-protein coupled receptor Mth2-like encodes MFHNISYMLFIGTAIIAKCFSASTQTSVTYDDESFHTTIIDEELPNKHESLKSCFTFDLEPDEYVMFPNKTAHVPVYNKTYEEEHYILIGDMIRICAPSEVFNEQPSQLATATLNYVTITGLAVSMLFLLIHLVVFVLVPDLHNLPGCNLASMCLSLFLTYVLLMFVANDSVAENSLACTVVAVLTQFFFLGSFLWMFVMAFEVFRSILNATENLRSSVKGFRLKKYIYNSLICWGTASVFAAAALIADNIEGIDESYRPKFDESCWFRSKTSLLSFFAGPVFTIICLNFILFAVTAYSIFVNRMKAGDSSKRAYIKKNYLTYLRLAVIMGVTWITGLLAPLVNLLWLWYLFAILNSLQGLFIFIAFTCTGKVKKYFKSNLLNIRRSSTQTLTTPTFQSYCFYANSIEKDLDKIVENKDKSNPIDTIVIHL; translated from the coding sequence ATGTTTCATAACATTTCTTACATGTTATTTATTGGAACAGCAATTATTGCCAAATGCTTTAGCGCTTCAACTCAAACATCCGTCACCTACGATGACGAATCATTTCATACTACGATAATTGACGAGGAACTACCAAACAAACACGAATCACTGAAATCGTGTTTCACTTTTGATTTGGAACCAGATGAATATGTAATGTTCCCAAATAAAACTGCCCATGTCCCAGTATACAACAAAACTTATGAGGAAGAACACTACATACTCATTGGGGACATGATTAGAATCTGTGCACCATCTGAAGTATTTAATGAACAGCCATCCCAACTGGCAACAGCGACTTTGAATTATGTTACCATCACAGGCCTAGCTGTATCTATGCTGTTTTTGCTGATACATCTAGTTGTTTTTGTTCTTGTTCCAGATCTGCATAACTTACCAGGATGCAATTTAGCATCGATGTGTTTGTCGCTGTTCCTCACCTACGTTTTGTTGATGTTTGTGGCAAATGATAGTGTGGCTGAGAACAGTCTTGCTTGTACTGTTGTAGCTGTCCTGACTCAATTCTTCTTTCTTGGGTCATTTCTATGGATGTTCGTGATGGCTTTTGAAGTTTTCCGATCCATCCTAAACGCCACAGAAAATTTGAGATCATCCGTGAAAGGATTCAGGCTGAAAAAATACATCTACAACAGCCTTATTTGTTGGGGAACAGCTTCAGTTTTTGCAGCAGCAGCTCTAATCGCTGACAATATAGAAGGTATAGATGAATCCTATAGGCCAAAATTCGATGAATCTTGCTGGTTCAGATCAAAAACGTCCCTCCTGTCGTTCTTTGCCGGTCCTGTGTTTACTATAATTTGTTTGAACTTTATTCTGTTTGCAGTCACTGCTTACAGCATATTTGTGAATCGAATGAAAGCTGGAGACAGCAGCAAAAGGGCATacatcaagaaaaattatttgacatatCTGCGACTGGCAGTTATCATGGGTGTCACGTGGATAACTGGCTTACTGGCACCTTTGGTTAATCTTCTATGGTTATGGTATTTGTTTGCAATCCTCAATTCACTTCAGGGGCTCTTCATATTTATAGCTTTCACTTGCACCGGCaaagtgaagaaatatttcaagTCAAATCTGTTGAATATTCGGAGATCTTCTACCCAAACTCTCACTACGCCGACTTTTCAATCCTACTGTTTTTATGCAAACTCCATAGAAAAAGATTTggataaaattgttgaaaacaaaGATAAATCTAATCCTATTGATACCATAGTTATACATCTGTAA